A genomic segment from Syntrophotalea acetylenivorans encodes:
- a CDS encoding diguanylate cyclase domain-containing protein, which yields MEKPARQLPFIVGIAVFLVALAVGKYLVTLEQDRDQQALRLQHHASISLVRAKLETEINSTMFLALGLSSFVTASPDFTSNQFEQMASMLMRLRPTIRNIGLAPDNVIRHIYPLEGNREALGLRYLEHPIQSTAVLRIMAEKQPVIAGPFSLVQGGEGLINRIPIYPTNSQGQTYYWGLASVVVDPEPIYANAGLENPQFHFALRGKDAKGAQGELFHGEASLFDDPHAVIMDVIVPGGSWQLAGRPTTVSSEQAVATIFFVLIPWLFALLCGLMAYLVTRANLKVRALALHDPLTGIPNRRYLKQMAERQIAQSRRSGRPFSVLHLDIDDFKLVNDRYGHKAGDKGLVFAARQAQKTLRSADFIARVGGDEFIVLLSDTGSEDLLHALIDRLLASMCSPFDYDGMSLSLHISVGWATFPDEGQELDQLIKNADMKMYDLKRTGKKAGENPESKDRNISLHLSG from the coding sequence ATGGAAAAACCTGCCAGGCAGCTTCCGTTTATCGTCGGCATTGCTGTATTCCTGGTGGCTTTGGCCGTCGGTAAATATCTGGTGACCCTCGAGCAGGACCGTGATCAACAGGCCCTGCGTCTGCAACACCATGCTTCGATCAGCCTGGTGCGAGCCAAACTTGAAACAGAAATCAACAGCACCATGTTTCTCGCCCTCGGTCTCAGCTCCTTTGTCACCGCCTCGCCTGATTTCACCTCCAACCAGTTCGAGCAGATGGCCTCCATGCTCATGCGCCTGCGCCCAACCATCCGCAATATCGGTCTGGCACCGGACAATGTTATCCGCCATATCTACCCGTTGGAAGGGAACCGTGAGGCTCTGGGGTTGCGCTACCTGGAGCACCCGATCCAAAGCACGGCAGTATTACGTATCATGGCAGAAAAACAACCGGTTATTGCCGGTCCGTTTTCACTGGTTCAGGGGGGCGAAGGGCTGATCAACCGCATCCCGATTTATCCCACCAACTCGCAGGGCCAAACCTATTACTGGGGCCTGGCTTCGGTCGTAGTCGACCCTGAGCCGATCTATGCCAATGCAGGCCTTGAAAATCCGCAGTTCCATTTCGCCCTGAGGGGTAAAGACGCCAAGGGCGCTCAAGGAGAGCTGTTCCACGGAGAGGCAAGCCTGTTCGATGACCCTCACGCCGTAATCATGGATGTCATCGTTCCCGGGGGCAGCTGGCAACTTGCCGGCAGGCCGACGACAGTCAGTTCCGAGCAAGCTGTCGCTACTATTTTTTTCGTCCTGATCCCTTGGCTATTTGCGCTTCTCTGCGGCCTGATGGCCTATCTGGTGACCAGAGCCAACCTGAAGGTTCGTGCCCTGGCCCTGCACGACCCTCTGACCGGTATTCCCAACAGGCGTTATCTGAAACAAATGGCCGAAAGACAAATCGCCCAGTCTCGTCGCAGCGGCAGACCCTTTTCGGTACTCCATCTCGATATTGACGATTTTAAACTGGTAAACGACCGCTATGGCCATAAAGCCGGGGACAAGGGTCTGGTCTTTGCCGCCCGGCAGGCGCAAAAGACCCTGCGTTCGGCTGATTTTATTGCCCGGGTCGGAGGCGATGAGTTCATCGTACTGCTTTCCGACACAGGCAGCGAAGACCTTCTGCACGCCTTGATCGACAGGCTTCTGGCCAGCATGTGCAGCCCCTTTGATTACGACGGTATGAGCCTCTCCCTGCACATCAGTGTCGGTTGGGCCACCTTTCCCGATGAGGGCCAGGAGCTTGATCAATTAATCAAAAATGCCGATATGAAAATGTATGACCTGAAAAGAACCGGCAAGAAAGCGGGCGAAAACCCTGAGAGCAAGGATAGAAATATTTCACTACATCTTTCAGGATAG
- the gap gene encoding type I glyceraldehyde-3-phosphate dehydrogenase, which yields MSIKVAINGYGRIGRLILSAMYDQGLLGGDLDMVALVDLNADARYFAYRTKYDSVHGRFTGSVSTAKSDSTAETDDTLIVGGDAIRCLAAPESPHLLPWKALGVDYVIEATGRFTSLETAALHLEAGAKKVIVTAPGKGGMKAFVLGVNHDQYDPASDHLVSTASCTTNCLAPLVHVLLKEGIGIEKGLMTTIHSYTATQETVDSPSRKDWRGGRAAAINIIPSSTGAAKAVGEVIPAVKGKLTGMAFRVPTPDVSVVDLTIRTARDTSIEEIDSLMKKASESYLTGILEYTTEQLVSSDFLNANSSSIYDSPATLQNNLPNEKRFFKLISWYDNEVGYSHRVVDMLRFMIKQDG from the coding sequence ATGAGCATCAAGGTGGCAATTAACGGATATGGCCGCATCGGCCGGCTGATATTGTCGGCCATGTACGACCAAGGGCTACTCGGCGGCGACCTGGACATGGTTGCCCTGGTCGATCTGAACGCAGACGCCCGCTATTTCGCCTATCGCACCAAATACGACTCGGTACACGGCCGTTTTACCGGCAGTGTATCGACAGCCAAAAGCGATTCAACAGCCGAAACCGATGACACCCTGATCGTAGGCGGTGACGCCATTCGCTGCCTGGCGGCTCCCGAATCTCCCCACCTGCTGCCGTGGAAAGCCCTGGGCGTCGACTACGTCATCGAGGCGACCGGCCGGTTCACCTCCCTGGAAACGGCCGCCCTGCATCTGGAGGCCGGGGCCAAAAAGGTTATCGTGACCGCCCCGGGCAAGGGGGGAATGAAAGCCTTCGTGCTCGGTGTTAACCACGATCAATACGACCCTGCCAGCGACCACCTGGTTTCGACAGCCTCCTGCACCACCAACTGTCTGGCTCCACTGGTTCATGTGCTGCTCAAAGAAGGCATAGGCATCGAGAAAGGGCTGATGACCACTATACACTCCTACACAGCCACTCAAGAGACTGTGGACAGTCCTTCGCGCAAGGACTGGCGAGGCGGCCGGGCCGCTGCCATCAACATTATTCCGTCAAGCACCGGCGCGGCCAAGGCGGTAGGCGAGGTGATACCGGCAGTCAAGGGCAAGCTCACCGGAATGGCCTTCCGCGTGCCGACCCCCGATGTCTCGGTGGTCGATTTAACCATTCGGACGGCCCGGGATACCTCTATCGAAGAAATCGACAGCCTGATGAAAAAAGCCTCGGAGAGCTACCTTACGGGGATTCTCGAATACACCACCGAACAGCTGGTCTCATCCGACTTTCTCAATGCCAACTCTTCGTCCATTTACGATTCACCGGCTACATTACAGAATAACTTGCCCAATGAAAAACGCTTCTTCAAGCTGATCTCCTGGTACGACAACGAGGTGGGTTACTCCCATCGCGTAGTCGACATGTTGCGGTTTATGATCAAGCAGGACGGCTGA
- a CDS encoding CAAX prenyl protease-related protein, translated as MQQSASVKGQPTAMLPYILPFALYLLLTQIPMKFPAYYPWLYGVCVGLVGLATIYLLRGKGIVQIHRNILPGLLVGIGGIFLWIVLCNLQLEAAIMRHLPDWLQPQPRAAFNPFQDISNPLGQWSFIATRILGMAVLVPFAEEIFWRGFLLRWVISPNWQKVEIGSYSLKSFCWVVLLFTLAHPEWLAAIAYCSLLNLLLYWKRDLWNCIVAHGVSNLILAIYVLATGAWQLW; from the coding sequence ATGCAGCAGTCCGCCTCGGTCAAGGGACAACCCACCGCTATGCTACCGTACATTCTGCCCTTTGCTCTTTATCTGCTTCTGACCCAGATTCCGATGAAGTTTCCCGCCTACTATCCCTGGCTGTATGGCGTTTGTGTGGGCCTGGTCGGACTCGCTACAATCTACCTGCTTCGTGGCAAAGGAATAGTTCAAATACACCGCAATATCCTGCCTGGACTCCTGGTGGGAATCGGCGGCATCTTTCTTTGGATCGTTCTCTGCAACTTACAACTTGAAGCCGCTATCATGAGGCATCTTCCTGACTGGTTGCAGCCTCAACCAAGGGCAGCCTTCAATCCCTTTCAGGACATCTCCAATCCTCTGGGTCAATGGAGCTTTATCGCCACCCGCATTCTGGGTATGGCCGTACTGGTCCCTTTTGCCGAAGAAATTTTCTGGAGAGGCTTTTTGCTGCGTTGGGTTATCTCACCGAATTGGCAAAAGGTCGAGATTGGCAGCTACAGTCTGAAATCTTTTTGCTGGGTGGTACTGCTCTTTACCCTGGCGCACCCCGAGTGGCTCGCGGCTATCGCATACTGCAGTCTGTTGAATCTTTTGCTTTACTGGAAGCGCGACCTGTGGAACTGCATCGTCGCTCACGGAGTCAGCAACCTGATCCTGGCCATCTATGTTCTGGCCACCGGAGCTTGGCAATTGTGGTGA